The Episyrphus balteatus chromosome 3, idEpiBalt1.1, whole genome shotgun sequence genome segment AACAAGTAACCTAATGAATAAAgactttattttgattaaaagttgtttttttttggttttttagacaatcaaacactaaaggggccccacttcccctacttTGTTTTCGTGAAATAAATGCAGTTGCTTACATATttcgtttaataaaaccaaagtttattaacgtaatgaaaaaaaaaaataaattctacttAGTCTGATAAACCACTGCCTTTTCGGTCGCTATGTGAAACGTGGAGAGTTTTTAATGGCTCCTTTTGGCAGTATTTCGCCTGGTTATCTACAGTTCGACCTAGTTATGGGACCCCAAAAGATTAAGAGATGCGGTTTTTAAAAGTTCTAGCCGTTTTTGCACCGTAAATTGTGTCATGGTCGTCCGGTCAATATAAACCTATGACCTTAATGCGTCAGAGAAAATCATATAAGATGTTCAGCCTAATGCGAACTAGACCCTAAAGTAAATCCTTTGCTTAAGGTGATGTCGTAAGTCCTTCCTCCACGTCAAGGCCTTCCTCCAATAAGGAGATTGCCTGTGTACTGAAGTTTGTCCCTGTGTCAACCTTGTCATTTGAGTATCACATTTCTTAAAAGGGTAATGAATATTTCTtggatatttattttgttatcttCTGATTTAAATGTGGCTAATTGGGCTTATATCTTATTTCAAActtgaaaaaagaaatcaattttatttccttttaatCCACATCATAATTGGTATTATTtgcaaattgaataaaaattactCCAATTACCCATTGAATATTAAATATGTTGTCAATCAAAGaagtttaattgaaaataaacaactacTCTTCCTTTTTATAAAAGGATGTGTCTTCCTTAACTGATTGTTAGTTTAATGTAAACTTTGTAAAATGAAGATTACCATAATTATAATTCTTCACACATTATTGGCTATTTCATTTGCCTTCAATGGAAATCTTATCTCCAACTTTACCATAAACTTAGTCAAAACCCATCAGGCTATAGTTTTCGGCTGCACCGAATCaggtattaaatattttaaaatatgtacatttatGTTCCAAATATGTATTTCCTTTGAAAAGGATTGCTAAGTGCTGGAAGATCACTTATGAAATGGAATCAAGGAATGATGCTTCTCAATTTAAAGAAGAACTACTCCTTGAAAAACGCTCTACCAAGACAAAACTATGCCAAAACTTCTGTTATCCTTGATTGTTCCTGTTTGGAATGTCACGATGTTCTTCGTATTTCCTCCGAGGgcaattatttcaataaaacataTCAATGGATGATTTGGGATCCACAAAATACTGGACTAGACGAACTTGTTGgagatttgaaaaatattggaCCAAATGCCCAAATTACTTATGTCAATAAAACGGAGCtagaaaatttcgaattttttgataTCCACTCAAAGGGAAGACATTTAAATGCCTTTTTGGAAGTTGTTCACTACGCAAATTGGAATGGAATGTTAAAAATCTATGTTGATGTTTTGAAACTCCAAGGAATTCGTTTTAGGGATCAATTTAACCAGTTAAAGCTGCGAGGAGCCACTGTGGTTTGTACCTGCTAATAAGAACTATTTTTAGAATAAAGTGTAGACAggacgattttttttagattgatcAAGACAACATCACCAACGATAGCCAAATTGTATCAGTGCTATCAAGTTCTGGCAAGGAAGATGGTGTAGCTGCCTTTACCAAATACCATTATGTCCTATCGACAATCCTCCAAGAACGTTTCAATTTCACACTGAGCTATCGCAATTTACGTGGCTGGGCTGGACGTTTGCGTGGAGGAATATTTCGTTTGGGTTTCCTGGGGGTTGTTATGCGTAACGAAGTCGATGTAGGAGCATCAGGTGCTTTTAATCGAATCAATCGCTTGGCCGAATATGATACAATTCATCAGAGTTGGAAATTTGATTCGGCTTTTATGTATCGATTTACCTCCGATATAGATGCGGATGGGATGAGTGGTAACTTTTTAGCACCATTTGCAACGCAGGTTTGGTTAATGTCGGCAGCTACAATTTCTGTGGTCATGATTATGTGGTATATGGTGGCGTGGTTGTTGAGCAAGAAATTCAATCAAGAAGAAGGAGAAAGGGATGGTTTCCTGTTGAAGGCTTTTGCTGCCATTTGCCAGCAAGGTTTGGCAAAGAATATTGTAGCAGTTGgttgttttttctttgatttttttgttcgttttagGCTTGGATC includes the following:
- the LOC129915191 gene encoding uncharacterized protein LOC129915191 translates to MKITIIIILHTLLAISFAFNGNLISNFTINLVKTHQAIVFGCTESGLLSAGRSLMKWNQGMMLLNLKKNYSLKNALPRQNYAKTSVILDCSCLECHDVLRISSEGNYFNKTYQWMIWDPQNTGLDELVGDLKNIGPNAQITYVNKTELENFEFFDIHSKGRHLNAFLEVVHYANWNGMLKIYVDVLKLQGIRFRDQFNQLKLRGATVIDQDNITNDSQIVSVLSSSGKEDGVAAFTKYHYVLSTILQERFNFTLSYRNLRGWAGRLRGGIFRLGFLGVVMRNEVDVGASGAFNRINRLAEYDTIHQSWKFDSAFMYRFTSDIDADGMSGNFLAPFATQVWLMSAATISVVMIMWYMVAWLLSKKFNQEEGERDGFLLKAFAAICQQGLDPIPRGVPSRAIVFTLLLFSLVMYNFYTSSVVGGLLNSSEQGPKTVAEIVNSPLKLSFEDIGYYKVLFKNSTNPLVMRMYKTKVLPERGSDELEVFTHIKEAIPFLKKGGYAFHCERVDAYPEIARHFDANEICDLRIVSGLMDKGLMNFIVAKNSMYTELFRVVMCRARETGIIMRTLTIHQPKRPECQSSYTVYPVAMSGVLSAFMVLAVGMIGAFTVLSAEILSVKFTNKRQNLNKSRVKK